The DNA segment GAATTTGCAATAATTTTTATAAAAGATGTGCTGCCGGAATATTTTGAATCTGCGGGCTCAAATATTGTAATACTTTTTCCTGCAGGAAGGTAACCTGTTGAGCTTTGTGAATCTGTTTTCATGCCGTCAATGTATATTTCGGTTGTGCTCTGTTCCGCATCGGCATCCCCTGTGTTTTTTATAGTATATGAGATTCTTGAAATTGTCCCCTTATCCCTGTCAAAATCAGCGCTGATATTTTCGATTACCAGGTCAGGTTTTGGCTCTTCAAGGCTTTTTACATTGATTTCTGCGTACCAGTCTGAAGGACCGAAAGTTTTTGTCATGCCGCCGCTGGTTAATACCGTATATCCAGGTGTAATTTTCCATATCCCCGGCATATTCGGAGAAAAGTTTTCGACTATTGCATAGTAGTCATCAGGGTATATCGATTTTCCTATGTAGTTTCTCCCAAGCCTTGTAACATTTCCGTCCGGAGATGTCACATCAAAATACAGTCCTCCGGGCTGATCGATAACAATCTGATTTGTAGCGTTTGAATCGTAATGGAGCAGGTATTTTGCTGTTATTTCATCTCCAGGGTAGATATCCTCTGAATTTCCAAGTATTTTATATGTAAAAAGGCTCAGTCCTTCCGGAGATGTTTTGGGAGAATCAATTGAATAATATATATAATCGGCTGAAACTGCTGTTACAAGAAACAGCGATATCATCAAAGCAGCAAAGCATACATGTTTTATATTCGGATTTGGCATAAAGATCACACACTATTGTTTTTGTATATTGGCAAAGGATATTATAGTT comes from the Methanomicrobium sp. W14 genome and includes:
- a CDS encoding CARDB domain-containing protein, translated to MPNPNIKHVCFAALMISLFLVTAVSADYIYYSIDSPKTSPEGLSLFTYKILGNSEDIYPGDEITAKYLLHYDSNATNQIVIDQPGGLYFDVTSPDGNVTRLGRNYIGKSIYPDDYYAIVENFSPNMPGIWKITPGYTVLTSGGMTKTFGPSDWYAEINVKSLEEPKPDLVIENISADFDRDKGTISRISYTIKNTGDADAEQSTTEIYIDGMKTDSQSSTGYLPAGKSITIFEPADSKYSGSTSFIKIIANSDLKINESDYSNNEIETVVENPGSEKISSEMPATQKETAAPTEASETNSPASTVLTGVNNPQEGYFETCFICGVVGVLSVLVCVLSFALGYYYGLNKNCEREVRWMRSKIEYLKSPGGKNDCPGNEAKDEDIAGNMEEKLEKAIEELKNNEK